In one window of Azoarcus olearius DNA:
- the pilW gene encoding type IV pilus biogenesis/stability protein PilW, giving the protein MARKAASLLLMMLALSGCVTSTTRPGPAVSSGSGTGASRPLSELPPSSEAESRAKVHVDLGIAYFDVGRNDVALDEAAIALHEKPGYAPAYHLRALVYMAIDDVAAARENFQAALSAAPGDPDFNNSYGWFLCQQGREQEGLEHLARAARNPYYRYPTRPYNNAGLCHLRLGQDAAAEAQFVRAVQADPQNGEALFQLATLAYRRGDLEAARGHLVRLHQMKGPTAASAWLGLRTERRLGNRDAEASYAAQLRSRFSKSPEFQLMSQGKYE; this is encoded by the coding sequence ATGGCGCGTAAAGCCGCGTCCCTGCTGCTGATGATGCTCGCGCTCTCCGGGTGCGTGACGTCGACGACGCGCCCCGGCCCGGCCGTGAGTTCCGGATCGGGCACCGGCGCGAGCCGGCCGTTGTCCGAGTTGCCACCTTCCAGCGAGGCTGAGTCGCGAGCGAAAGTTCACGTCGATCTCGGCATTGCGTACTTCGATGTGGGCCGCAACGACGTGGCGCTGGATGAAGCCGCGATTGCGCTGCACGAGAAGCCGGGCTACGCCCCCGCCTACCACCTGCGCGCCCTTGTTTACATGGCGATCGACGACGTCGCCGCGGCGCGCGAGAACTTCCAGGCAGCGCTCTCGGCCGCGCCGGGCGATCCGGACTTCAACAACAGCTACGGTTGGTTCCTGTGCCAGCAGGGGCGCGAGCAGGAAGGTCTGGAGCATCTCGCCCGCGCTGCCCGCAACCCGTATTACCGCTACCCCACGCGTCCGTACAACAACGCCGGCCTGTGCCATCTCCGGCTGGGCCAGGATGCCGCGGCGGAGGCGCAGTTCGTCCGTGCGGTGCAGGCCGATCCCCAGAACGGCGAGGCGCTGTTCCAGCTCGCCACGCTCGCCTACCGGCGCGGCGATCTGGAGGCTGCGCGCGGCCACCTCGTCCGGCTGCACCAGATGAAGGGGCCGACGGCCGCTTCGGCCTGGCTGGGGCTGCGAACCGAGCGCCGCCTTGGCAACCGCGACGCCGAGGCGAGCTATGCGGCCCAATTGCGCAGCCGCTTTTCGAAGTCGCCTGAATTCCAGTTGATGTCGCAAGGTAAGTACGAGTGA
- a CDS encoding helix-turn-helix domain-containing protein, with translation MSNADPINPAPEGVPAPGQQLRLARESRGESRAEVAQSLKLSLRQVEALEQGDYTALPGPAFVRGFMRNYARHLGLDPAPLLATLDGAEAGAPVELALVSNAAGEMPQGGAERRASRLGATLAVILLFAVLAGWYFDWFRTDPPPGLNSDVGETVLPPAGDVAVEPVPTEPAPVPAGGAPAPAPVEQQPGTGSAPASAPVPPAPAPASAAPASAAPASAPLSAADGGAQPATPQLLFRFGGESWVEVRDGSGAVIYSGLGSTGSTRSVQGRPPFALVVGNAKDVRLEFNGREIDLQPHTRVAVARLTVQ, from the coding sequence GTGAGCAACGCCGATCCGATCAATCCGGCGCCCGAAGGTGTGCCGGCACCCGGCCAGCAGTTGCGCCTCGCGCGCGAGTCGCGCGGCGAGTCGCGGGCCGAGGTGGCTCAGTCGCTGAAACTGTCGCTGCGCCAGGTGGAGGCGCTCGAACAGGGCGATTACACGGCCCTGCCGGGGCCGGCCTTCGTGCGCGGCTTCATGCGCAACTATGCGCGGCACCTGGGGCTGGACCCGGCGCCGCTGCTGGCCACACTGGACGGCGCCGAGGCCGGTGCCCCGGTGGAACTGGCTCTGGTCTCCAACGCCGCGGGCGAAATGCCGCAAGGCGGCGCCGAGCGGCGCGCTTCCCGCCTCGGTGCGACGCTGGCCGTGATCCTGCTCTTCGCGGTGCTGGCCGGGTGGTATTTCGACTGGTTCCGCACCGATCCGCCGCCGGGATTGAACTCCGACGTCGGCGAGACCGTTTTGCCTCCCGCCGGCGATGTGGCGGTCGAGCCCGTGCCGACGGAGCCTGCGCCGGTTCCGGCGGGCGGCGCGCCCGCGCCCGCGCCCGTCGAGCAGCAACCCGGCACCGGTTCCGCGCCCGCGTCCGCGCCTGTGCCTCCTGCGCCTGCGCCGGCCTCCGCCGCGCCGGCCTCCGCGGCGCCCGCGTCCGCCCCGCTCAGCGCCGCCGATGGCGGCGCCCAGCCGGCGACACCTCAGCTCCTGTTCCGCTTTGGCGGCGAGTCCTGGGTGGAGGTCCGTGATGGCAGTGGTGCGGTGATCTACTCGGGGCTGGGGTCGACCGGCAGCACGCGTTCCGTGCAGGGGCGCCCGCCGTTCGCGCTGGTGGTGGGTAATGCCAAGGATGTGCGGCTGGAATTCAACGGCCGCGAGATTGACCTGCAGCCGCATACGCGCGTCGCGGTTGCCCGGCTCACGGTGCAATGA
- the ispG gene encoding flavodoxin-dependent (E)-4-hydroxy-3-methylbut-2-enyl-diphosphate synthase — MVEQAFPFGSLPRRPTRQVRIGGVSVGSAAPVVVQSMTNTDTADVLGTAMQVAELARAGSELVRITVNNEAAAKAVPHIRDRLLALNMDVPLVGDFHYNGHKLLMDNPACAEALAKLRINPGNVGAGAKRDPQFAAIVEMACKYDKPVRIGVNWGSLDQSVLARIMDENATRAEPRDAGAVMREALVVSALESAAKAEEYGLAGDRIILSAKVSSVQDLIAVYRDMARRCDYPLHLGLTEAGMGSKGIVASTAALSVLLQGGIGDTIRISLTPEPNGSRTQEVVVAQEILQTMGLRAFTPMVTACPGCGRTTSTFFQELASGIQGYVREQMPLWREQYDGVETMTLAVMGCVVNGPGESKHANIGISLPGTGESPAAPVFVDGEKTVTLRGDNIAAEFKAIVDNYVATRYQKKAG, encoded by the coding sequence ATGGTGGAACAGGCTTTTCCCTTCGGCTCGCTGCCGCGCCGGCCGACGCGGCAGGTGCGCATCGGCGGCGTCTCGGTCGGCTCCGCTGCGCCGGTCGTCGTGCAGTCCATGACCAACACCGACACCGCCGACGTGCTGGGTACCGCGATGCAGGTCGCGGAACTCGCGCGCGCCGGTTCGGAACTCGTCCGCATCACGGTGAACAACGAGGCCGCCGCCAAGGCCGTGCCCCACATCCGCGACCGCTTGCTGGCGTTGAACATGGACGTGCCGCTGGTCGGCGACTTCCACTACAACGGCCACAAGCTGCTGATGGACAACCCGGCGTGTGCCGAGGCGCTCGCGAAGCTGCGCATCAATCCCGGCAACGTGGGCGCTGGCGCCAAGCGCGACCCGCAGTTCGCCGCCATCGTGGAGATGGCCTGCAAGTACGACAAGCCGGTGCGGATCGGAGTGAATTGGGGCAGCCTCGACCAGTCGGTGCTGGCCCGCATCATGGACGAGAACGCCACCCGGGCAGAGCCGCGCGATGCCGGCGCCGTGATGCGTGAGGCGCTGGTCGTGTCGGCGCTGGAGTCCGCGGCCAAGGCCGAGGAGTACGGCCTCGCCGGCGACCGCATCATCCTGTCGGCCAAGGTGTCCAGCGTGCAGGACCTGATCGCCGTCTATCGCGACATGGCGCGCCGCTGCGATTATCCCTTGCATCTCGGGCTGACCGAGGCGGGCATGGGCAGCAAGGGCATCGTGGCTTCCACCGCGGCGCTCTCGGTGCTGCTTCAGGGCGGCATCGGCGACACGATCCGGATCTCGCTGACGCCGGAACCGAACGGCAGCCGCACCCAGGAAGTGGTGGTGGCACAGGAAATCCTGCAGACCATGGGCCTGCGCGCGTTCACGCCGATGGTGACCGCCTGCCCGGGCTGCGGCCGCACCACCAGCACCTTCTTCCAGGAGCTGGCGTCCGGCATCCAGGGGTATGTGCGCGAGCAGATGCCGCTGTGGCGCGAGCAGTATGACGGCGTGGAGACCATGACCCTTGCTGTGATGGGGTGCGTGGTCAACGGCCCGGGCGAAAGCAAGCACGCCAACATCGGCATCTCTCTGCCGGGTACCGGCGAAAGCCCGGCGGCGCCGGTATTCGTCGATGGCGAGAAGACGGTGACCCTGCGCGGCGACAACATCGCGGCGGAGTTCAAGGCCATCGTGGACAACTACGTGGCGACCCGCTACCAGAAGAAGGCGGGCTGA
- the hisS gene encoding histidine--tRNA ligase: MSQTLQAVRGMNDILPDEAETWEHFEDIVRDWLKSYGYRPIRMPLVEPTPLFKRAIGEVTDIVEKEMYSFEDALNGEHLTLRPEGTASCVRAAIQHNLVAGHGPQRLYYHGPMFRHERPQKGRYRQFHQIGVEALGFAGPDIDAEHIIMCARLWDDLGLEDVSLEINSLGAAEERAQHRAALIAYLEQHRDKLDEDGQRRLYTNPLRILDTKNPDLQPVVEAAPRLADYLGDESRAHFDAVQLFLKDAGIPYRINHRLVRGLDYYNRTVFEWVTTRLGAQGTVCAGGRYDGLVAQLGGKPQPAAGFAMGVERLLALWQESGGEPERQAPDVYVVHLGEAAQRLAFQAAEALRGHGFSAVLHCGGGSFKSQMKKADGSGASIAVVIGEDEAAAGEVGVKPLRGPGGQQRVTLAALAEAVGGVLYSDQGDDDGGV; this comes from the coding sequence ATGAGTCAGACGCTGCAGGCCGTGCGCGGGATGAACGACATCCTGCCCGACGAGGCCGAAACCTGGGAACACTTCGAAGATATCGTCCGCGACTGGCTGAAGAGCTACGGCTACCGGCCGATCCGCATGCCGCTGGTCGAGCCGACGCCGCTGTTCAAGCGCGCCATCGGCGAGGTCACCGACATCGTCGAGAAGGAGATGTATTCCTTCGAGGATGCGCTCAACGGCGAGCACCTCACCTTGCGCCCGGAGGGCACTGCGTCCTGCGTGCGCGCGGCCATCCAGCACAACCTGGTGGCTGGCCACGGGCCGCAGCGGCTCTACTACCACGGCCCGATGTTCCGCCACGAACGGCCGCAGAAAGGCCGCTACCGCCAGTTCCATCAGATCGGCGTCGAAGCGCTCGGCTTTGCCGGCCCGGACATCGATGCCGAGCACATCATCATGTGCGCCCGACTGTGGGACGACCTCGGCCTCGAGGATGTCAGCCTCGAGATCAACTCGCTCGGCGCCGCCGAGGAGCGCGCCCAGCATCGCGCGGCGTTGATTGCCTACCTGGAACAGCACCGCGACAAGCTGGACGAGGACGGTCAGCGGCGCCTCTATACCAATCCGTTGCGCATCCTCGACACCAAGAACCCCGATCTGCAGCCGGTCGTCGAAGCCGCGCCCCGCCTTGCCGATTATCTCGGTGATGAAAGCCGCGCGCATTTCGACGCCGTGCAGCTGTTCCTCAAGGACGCGGGTATTCCGTATCGCATCAACCACCGCCTGGTGCGGGGGCTGGACTACTACAACCGCACCGTGTTCGAGTGGGTCACCACACGGCTGGGCGCGCAGGGCACGGTCTGCGCAGGCGGACGCTACGACGGCCTCGTGGCGCAACTCGGGGGCAAGCCGCAGCCTGCCGCGGGCTTTGCGATGGGGGTGGAGCGCCTGCTGGCGCTGTGGCAGGAAAGTGGCGGCGAACCCGAGCGCCAGGCGCCCGATGTTTATGTGGTGCATCTCGGCGAGGCGGCCCAACGCCTTGCCTTCCAGGCGGCTGAAGCGCTGCGCGGCCACGGCTTTTCCGCGGTGCTGCACTGCGGCGGCGGCAGCTTCAAGTCGCAGATGAAGAAGGCGGACGGTAGTGGCGCCTCGATCGCGGTGGTGATCGGTGAGGACGAAGCGGCCGCCGGCGAAGTGGGTGTGAAGCCGTTGCGCGGCCCTGGCGGCCAGCAGCGCGTGACTCTTGCTGCCCTGGCCGAAGCGGTGGGCGGCGTGCTGTATTCCGACCAGGGAGATGACGATGGCGGTGTATGA
- a CDS encoding tetratricopeptide repeat protein — MAVYDLEEQEQISELKAWWARYGKLVTALAVAAAVASVAWQGWRWYQNRQAAEAGGLYFAVQQAVTQQDAQKARELTGRLIDQFGGTVYAQLGALVSAGLQFSKGDLDNARAPLEWAAGQGKDESLRDLARLRLAAVLLQQGAHDQALAQLQREPGKAYRARFADLRGDALAAQGKAADARAAYQAAITALEAEGDEAAMLREVVRVKLESLEA, encoded by the coding sequence ATGGCGGTGTATGACCTCGAAGAGCAGGAACAGATCTCCGAGCTGAAGGCGTGGTGGGCGCGGTATGGCAAGCTGGTGACCGCCCTGGCGGTGGCCGCCGCGGTGGCATCGGTGGCGTGGCAAGGCTGGCGCTGGTACCAGAACCGTCAGGCGGCCGAGGCCGGCGGCCTTTACTTCGCCGTCCAGCAGGCGGTGACCCAGCAGGACGCCCAAAAGGCGCGCGAACTGACCGGCCGGCTGATCGACCAGTTCGGTGGAACGGTGTACGCGCAACTGGGTGCGCTGGTGTCCGCCGGGCTGCAGTTCTCCAAGGGTGATCTCGACAACGCGCGCGCGCCGCTGGAGTGGGCGGCGGGGCAGGGCAAGGACGAGAGCCTGCGCGATCTCGCCCGCCTGCGGCTTGCCGCCGTGCTGCTGCAGCAGGGCGCGCATGACCAGGCGTTGGCGCAACTGCAGCGCGAACCCGGCAAGGCATATCGTGCCCGGTTCGCCGACCTGCGCGGCGATGCGCTCGCGGCCCAGGGCAAGGCGGCGGATGCGCGTGCGGCCTATCAGGCGGCTATCACCGCGCTGGAAGCAGAGGGCGACGAGGCGGCAATGCTGCGCGAGGTCGTCCGTGTCAAACTCGAATCGCTGGAAGCTTGA
- the bamB gene encoding outer membrane protein assembly factor BamB, which produces MKVRALRMLPVLAAVLLTTACSSLNPFASSTPKPAKLTDLKPSADLRTAWSVGVGDSGPYVFQPAVANGSVFAASHKGRVVRIEGGKEVWRADADTRLSAGVGSNGKLAVVVSTAGVVIAYDGATGAERWRAPVGAEVLAAPAVSDDLVLVRASDQRLIALAAKDGARRWIYQRANPPLALRSFSGVIMEGGVALAGFPGGKLVAVNLTNGGALWELTVASPRGATELERVADVAGVPVVGRREVCAVTYQGRAACFDASNGNALWTREFSSSVGMDRDTRFAVITDDKDAVQALDVYSGASVWKQDALARRGVSRPLIVGDYVAVGDVEGYVHVLRREDGAFAARDRADSSPIVADLRGYGRGFVVQTRSGDVVAYEVR; this is translated from the coding sequence ATGAAAGTGCGCGCCCTGCGTATGCTGCCTGTGCTCGCCGCGGTTCTGCTGACCACGGCCTGCTCCTCGCTTAATCCCTTCGCGTCTTCGACGCCCAAGCCCGCAAAGCTCACCGACCTGAAGCCGAGCGCCGATCTGCGCACCGCGTGGAGCGTGGGCGTGGGCGATAGCGGCCCCTACGTTTTCCAGCCTGCGGTGGCGAATGGCAGTGTGTTCGCGGCCAGTCACAAGGGCCGTGTGGTCCGTATCGAAGGCGGCAAGGAAGTGTGGCGCGCCGACGCGGACACCCGTCTCTCTGCCGGTGTAGGCAGCAACGGCAAACTCGCCGTGGTGGTCAGCACGGCCGGCGTGGTCATCGCCTACGACGGTGCGACGGGTGCCGAGCGCTGGCGCGCCCCGGTGGGTGCCGAGGTGCTGGCGGCGCCGGCCGTCAGCGACGACCTGGTGCTGGTCCGCGCCTCCGATCAGCGGCTGATTGCGCTGGCGGCCAAGGATGGCGCGCGTCGCTGGATATACCAGCGGGCCAACCCTCCGCTGGCGCTGCGGAGTTTCTCCGGCGTGATCATGGAAGGCGGCGTGGCGCTTGCCGGCTTCCCCGGCGGCAAGCTGGTCGCGGTCAATCTGACCAATGGCGGCGCGCTGTGGGAGCTGACGGTGGCTTCCCCGCGCGGCGCTACCGAGCTTGAGCGCGTGGCGGATGTCGCTGGTGTTCCGGTGGTGGGAAGGCGCGAGGTCTGCGCGGTGACCTACCAGGGGCGCGCGGCCTGCTTCGATGCCAGCAATGGCAACGCCTTGTGGACGCGGGAGTTTTCCAGCAGCGTCGGCATGGATCGGGACACGCGCTTCGCCGTGATCACCGATGACAAGGACGCGGTGCAGGCGCTGGATGTCTATAGCGGTGCGAGCGTCTGGAAACAGGATGCGCTCGCCCGGCGCGGCGTGTCGCGTCCGCTGATCGTGGGGGATTACGTGGCGGTCGGCGACGTCGAAGGCTACGTTCATGTCCTGCGCCGTGAAGACGGCGCATTTGCGGCGCGCGATCGCGCCGACAGCAGTCCCATCGTCGCCGATCTGCGCGGCTATGGACGCGGCTTCGTCGTCCAGACCCGGTCGGGCGACGTAGTGGCCTATGAAGTGCGTTAA
- the der gene encoding ribosome biogenesis GTPase Der, with protein sequence MKPTIVLVGRPNVGKSTLFNRLTKTRDALVADQPGLTRDRHYGVGRVGDRDYLVVDTAGFDPVAKDGIMHEMARQAEQAIAEADVLLFLVDGRAGRTPHDDQIAAHLRRAGRPVVVVVNKAEGLDRATVAADFHALGLGAPLAVSAAHGDGVKALVELVLAPFPADDEVEAAEDAGPRVAIVGRPNVGKSTLVNTLLGEERVIAFDMPGTTRDAIAIPFERGGKQYTLIDTAGLRRRGKVFEAVEKFSVIKTLQAIQEANVVVLVLDAAQDISDQDAHIAGFVLDTGRALVVAINKWDAVDDYRRARLKEDMARKLAFLSFARFHQISALRAEGIAALLKSVDGAYAAAMSNLSTPRLTRTMQAAVAKQAPPRHGSARPKLRYAHQGGMNPPVIVIHGNALDHIPNSYVRFLERTFMEAFKLQGTPLRIQFRTAHNPYATKA encoded by the coding sequence GTGAAACCAACGATCGTCCTCGTCGGTCGGCCCAATGTCGGCAAATCGACCCTCTTCAACCGGCTCACCAAGACGCGCGACGCGCTCGTTGCCGACCAGCCGGGCCTGACGCGCGATCGCCATTACGGTGTCGGCCGCGTTGGCGACCGTGATTACCTCGTGGTGGATACCGCCGGTTTCGACCCCGTGGCCAAGGACGGGATCATGCACGAGATGGCGCGGCAGGCCGAACAGGCCATCGCCGAGGCTGATGTGCTGCTGTTCCTGGTGGATGGCCGCGCGGGGCGTACCCCGCACGACGACCAGATCGCCGCGCACCTGCGCCGCGCCGGCCGCCCCGTGGTGGTCGTGGTGAACAAGGCGGAAGGGCTGGACCGCGCGACCGTCGCGGCGGATTTCCATGCGCTTGGCCTGGGTGCGCCGCTGGCGGTGTCCGCCGCGCACGGCGACGGCGTCAAGGCGCTCGTCGAACTCGTGCTTGCGCCGTTCCCGGCTGACGACGAGGTCGAAGCCGCCGAAGATGCCGGTCCGCGCGTCGCCATCGTCGGCCGCCCGAATGTGGGCAAGTCCACCCTGGTGAACACCCTATTGGGCGAAGAGCGTGTGATCGCCTTCGACATGCCGGGTACCACCCGCGATGCAATCGCGATTCCCTTCGAGCGCGGCGGCAAGCAGTACACGCTGATCGACACCGCCGGCCTGCGGCGCCGCGGCAAGGTGTTCGAGGCCGTCGAGAAATTCTCGGTGATCAAGACCCTGCAGGCGATCCAGGAAGCCAATGTCGTGGTGCTGGTCCTCGACGCGGCTCAGGATATCTCGGACCAGGACGCGCATATCGCGGGCTTCGTACTCGATACCGGGCGCGCGCTGGTGGTCGCGATCAACAAGTGGGATGCGGTCGATGACTATCGCCGCGCGCGTCTCAAGGAGGATATGGCGCGCAAGCTCGCGTTCCTGTCCTTCGCACGCTTCCATCAGATTTCGGCCCTGCGCGCGGAGGGCATCGCCGCGCTGTTGAAGTCGGTGGACGGGGCTTACGCGGCCGCGATGTCCAACCTCTCGACACCGCGCCTCACGCGCACCATGCAAGCCGCGGTCGCCAAGCAGGCCCCACCCCGCCATGGCAGCGCCCGGCCCAAACTCCGCTACGCTCACCAGGGCGGCATGAACCCGCCCGTCATCGTGATCCACGGCAACGCGCTCGATCACATTCCCAACTCCTACGTCCGCTTCCTCGAGCGGACCTTCATGGAGGCCTTCAAGTTGCAGGGGACGCCCTTGCGGATCCAGTTCCGGACCGCGCACAATCCCTATGCGACAAAGGCGTGA
- the hfq gene encoding RNA chaperone Hfq: protein MSNKGQLLQDPFLNTLRREHVPVSIYLVNGIKLQGQIESFDQYVVLLKNTVTQMVYKHAISTVVPARPVTIQQQDGEGGN, encoded by the coding sequence ATGAGCAACAAGGGCCAACTGCTTCAAGACCCGTTTCTCAACACCTTGCGGCGCGAACATGTGCCGGTTTCGATCTACCTCGTAAACGGCATCAAGCTGCAGGGGCAGATCGAGTCGTTCGACCAGTACGTCGTCCTGCTGAAGAACACTGTTACCCAGATGGTGTACAAGCACGCCATTTCCACCGTGGTGCCGGCGCGCCCGGTCACCATCCAGCAGCAGGATGGCGAGGGCGGGAACTGA
- the hflX gene encoding ribosome rescue GTPase HflX has translation MFDRPATGERAVLVQLDLGQGAIEERLSELELLATSAGATVEAVVRGRRSAPDSALFAGSGKVQEIAEALQAHGGDLVIFNHALSPAQQRNLERSLSCRVIDRTALILDIFALRARSHEGKLQVELAQLQHLSTRLVRGWTHLERQKGGIGLRGPGEKQLETDRRLLGGRVKLLKSRLAQIEKQRRVRRRARERNDALTVSLVGYTNAGKSTLFNALTKAGAYAADQLFATLDTTSRRLFVGGGNVVLSDTVGFIRDLPHALVAAFEATLEETAHADVLLHVVDAASEDRDAQIEAVNRVLEEIGAAEVPQILVWNKIDLTHAAPAVERGDCDRIRRVFLSARTGEGLELLREALAELACRDAPPGSGAADPVGNQPIQ, from the coding sequence ATGTTTGATCGCCCAGCGACCGGCGAGCGCGCCGTGCTTGTGCAGCTGGACCTCGGGCAAGGCGCCATCGAGGAACGGCTTTCCGAACTCGAACTGCTCGCCACCAGCGCCGGCGCCACCGTCGAGGCGGTGGTGCGCGGACGGCGCAGCGCACCGGATTCCGCGCTGTTTGCCGGTAGCGGGAAGGTGCAGGAGATCGCCGAGGCGCTGCAGGCGCACGGCGGCGACCTCGTCATCTTCAACCACGCGCTCTCCCCGGCCCAGCAGCGCAACCTCGAACGTTCGCTCTCCTGCAGGGTCATCGACCGCACGGCACTGATCCTCGACATCTTCGCCCTGCGTGCGCGCAGTCACGAGGGCAAGCTGCAAGTCGAGCTTGCCCAGTTGCAGCATCTGTCTACCCGCCTCGTGCGAGGCTGGACCCACCTGGAGCGCCAGAAGGGCGGTATCGGCCTGCGCGGCCCGGGCGAAAAACAGCTCGAAACCGACCGCCGGTTGCTCGGTGGCCGTGTGAAGCTGTTGAAGTCGCGGCTCGCCCAGATCGAAAAGCAGCGTCGGGTCCGGCGTCGCGCGCGCGAGCGTAACGATGCGCTGACGGTGTCTCTCGTGGGCTATACCAATGCCGGCAAATCGACGTTGTTCAACGCGCTGACAAAGGCGGGCGCCTACGCGGCGGACCAGTTGTTTGCCACGCTGGATACGACGTCACGACGTCTTTTTGTCGGCGGCGGGAACGTCGTGCTTTCCGATACGGTCGGATTCATCCGCGACCTGCCGCATGCGTTGGTGGCGGCGTTCGAAGCCACGCTTGAAGAGACGGCGCATGCGGACGTCCTGCTGCACGTGGTCGATGCGGCAAGCGAGGATCGGGATGCGCAGATCGAGGCTGTCAATCGCGTGCTGGAAGAAATTGGTGCCGCCGAGGTGCCGCAGATACTGGTGTGGAACAAGATAGACCTCACGCATGCCGCTCCGGCGGTCGAGCGGGGGGACTGTGATAGAATCAGGCGCGTTTTTTTGAGCGCCAGGACGGGCGAAGGGCTCGAACTGCTCCGCGAGGCGCTGGCCGAGCTTGCGTGCCGCGACGCGCCGCCCGGTTCCGGTGCGGCAGATCCAGTCGGCAACCAACCTATTCAATAG
- the hflK gene encoding FtsH protease activity modulator HflK, with protein MSLNDPRWGGQGGNNGDRGDGNRGGNQGPPDLEEVWRDFNQRLSGMFGGKRQGRGSGGGGGDGPQLPNFSFRQFGGGLGALVALVLIVWLASGLYTVDANQRGVVLRLGKFTETTEPGLRWRLPYPFETHEIVDLTGVRTVEVGYRGSERNKVLRESLMLTDDENIINIQFAVQYVLNSPENYVFNNRFPDESVAQAAETAMREIVGKSRMDFVLYEGREEIAATAHELMQRILDRYQTGILISRVTMQNAQPPEQVQAAFDDAVKAGQDRERQKNEGEAYANDVIPRARGTASRLIEEANAYQARVVANAEGEASRFSQILAEYKRAPDVTRERLYLETMQQVLSSTSKVMIDAKGNGNLLFLPLDKLVQQAAAGTTGAGEPTASVPPPSPSSGLPDTRTRELTRNRDRGER; from the coding sequence ATGTCTCTTAACGACCCACGTTGGGGTGGCCAGGGCGGTAACAATGGCGACCGCGGCGACGGCAATCGCGGTGGCAATCAGGGGCCTCCTGACCTGGAAGAAGTTTGGCGCGACTTCAATCAGCGTCTCTCTGGCATGTTCGGGGGAAAGCGTCAGGGCCGGGGTTCTGGCGGCGGGGGCGGAGACGGCCCGCAACTACCCAATTTTTCATTTCGGCAGTTCGGTGGTGGCCTCGGTGCGCTCGTCGCGCTGGTGCTGATCGTGTGGCTGGCGAGCGGGCTTTACACCGTTGACGCCAACCAGCGCGGCGTGGTCCTGCGTCTTGGCAAGTTCACCGAGACAACCGAGCCCGGCCTGCGCTGGCGCTTGCCCTATCCGTTCGAAACCCATGAGATCGTCGACCTCACCGGGGTGCGTACCGTCGAGGTGGGCTATCGCGGATCGGAGCGCAACAAGGTCCTGCGCGAGTCGTTGATGCTCACCGACGACGAGAACATCATCAACATCCAGTTCGCCGTTCAGTACGTGCTGAACAGTCCGGAGAATTACGTCTTCAACAACCGTTTCCCCGACGAATCCGTCGCGCAGGCGGCCGAGACGGCCATGCGCGAAATCGTCGGCAAGAGCCGGATGGACTTCGTGCTGTACGAAGGGCGCGAAGAGATTGCCGCGACCGCGCACGAACTGATGCAGCGCATCCTCGATCGCTACCAGACCGGCATCCTGATCAGCCGGGTCACGATGCAGAATGCGCAGCCCCCGGAGCAGGTGCAGGCCGCCTTCGACGACGCCGTGAAGGCGGGTCAGGACAGGGAGCGCCAGAAGAACGAAGGCGAAGCCTACGCGAACGACGTGATTCCGCGTGCGCGCGGCACGGCCTCGCGCCTGATCGAGGAAGCCAACGCCTACCAGGCGCGCGTGGTTGCCAACGCAGAGGGCGAGGCGAGTCGTTTCAGCCAGATCCTCGCCGAGTACAAGCGCGCGCCGGACGTGACCCGCGAACGCCTGTACCTCGAAACCATGCAGCAGGTGCTGTCCAGCACGTCGAAGGTCATGATCGACGCGAAGGGTAACGGCAACCTGCTGTTCCTTCCGCTCGACAAGCTCGTTCAGCAGGCGGCCGCGGGCACCACAGGCGCGGGTGAGCCGACGGCCTCCGTGCCGCCGCCATCCCCGTCTTCCGGGTTGCCCGATACCCGGACCCGTGAACTGACCCGCAACCGCGACCGGGGAGAACGCTGA